AAGGTTCCTTTTCTGTTCAGATAGGCGTGCAGGTTTGCAATCAAGACCACGACATCAAACCCTGCTGCTTTCATATCCATCAGTTTATTGATGGTCACCAGGTGACCGAGGTGAATCTCGCCGCTTGGTTCATAACCGGTATAGACCCGTTTTGTTGGTTTGTTCAACAAAGCTCTGAGTTCGTCTTCGGTGACGATCTCAGCCGTATTACGGGTGACGAGTTCGTATGCGTCCATATCCCGATATGTTGTCCGTGAAATACTATAAAGGATGTGTGACAATGTGTGGACCGGGCTACGGTCTAACATATAGACAGGGGAAAGACAGTGAAAAAAACAAGGGGTGTTTTTCGGCAGGTGTGCTGCCTTTTAGAGTTTTGGCCCGGACAGGGCAAGGGCGATGATAAGAAGGAGAAGCCCCGCTATCATCTTGTCCAGGATTGAGGGTTCGTATTTCATACTAGATTATTGCCGTTATTCTATCATAAATGCGGCGTTAACTACAAAAATTTTGTTAGTTATCCACATAAACGAAAAAATCGGCAGCAAAAACATTTACTGCCGCAGTATATCCCTGCTCTCGTCAGGGATGCCGGTGAAAAAAGAGTTTGCTCATGTTTCCATCATGATGCGTTCACCGCCACCCAACACTTCAGGCTCCATTCTGAAATACACATTCATGGCATCCGGGCTGAGCGAGTAGTAATAGATCCCCTCTTCTTTCACTTCGGTAAGTAATCGGTCGTCGATTTTTTTCAAATGAAAATATACGGTGTCCGGAGATTTGCCGATGATCCCGGCGATCTCGTGACGTGTCAGGTTTGGATGATGATATAATGTTTTGAAGATCGATCTCGTTGTTTCATTTTCCAGAATGCCGTATATGATCGGTTCTAAGGATTCCTGATCGATCGGGTGTGCCGAATAGTACGTTCTTCCGTTCACTTCGGCTGCAAATATTTTCTGCTCGATCTGGAGCCGGTGAAGCTGATAGGCAACGGATCCCCGGGAACTTCCCACCCCGTCGACGATCTGTTTTTGCGAGCAGAATTTGTGCTGCCGAATGTAGGCGAGGATCCTTGCCTGCGTTGATTTCGGATTTTTTTCGGGAGATTTGCGGCGGCAGAAGACGATGAAGGTACCGCAGACACCAAAGATCGTAGTAAGAAGCGGAATCATCATTGTTCTGGTCATGTTTCCAAGAGGCGTTGGTTCAAAGAAATCAAAGTATGAGCCGATGTAGATGGGAAGCACGGTTTTCCAGTAAACAAGGTTCAGCCATCCGGTAATTGTTACTCCCTCAATTCCGTCATCAATAGGAACTATCTCATAATCTGCCGGGGCTATTACCAAGTCATCTTCGCCGGGATACGTGTAATAGAAGTCAAAGGCGCTCACAGGTCCACATATACCTGCAAGTACGCAGAGGAGCACAACACATAGAAAAATGTGGATTTTGTATCTAAACGGCATTGAATTGCAAAGTATATAGCTGAGTACCGCTCACCGATGCCCCATTAATGTAGATTGTCCATTGGCCCTCTGCAATATTTCCGCTTATAGTAAGGGGAATCACTCCATTTGCTACTCCATCAAATGAATCGTAATATGGTTCATAGGAAGATCCATCCGGTTTGGTTATCACCATGTAGAGAGTATTTTGTGTATTTCCCCATGAGAGAGCAATCTCAATTCTTGTTTTACCGGCAGGAAGGATATATGAGTGACTCTTCCATTCTCCTTGGGTAATGGTATCGTAGAGCGGCGGAGCTTTGCTGCTATCGGTAAATTTGTACCAGGGAGTTATCGTATACTTTGCGGCATTCTCAGAAAAATCAGCTGCACCCGCAGGCATTACACAGCATGCGGTCAAAAGGAGCATGCCGATCAAAAGAATCTGTATCTTCATACATTGGTATGTTCTGTTGTTTCTTTGTTATAAATACATTGAGCATAGATTCCAATTCTGCTTCATTCTCTTTAACTCTTGAATACATGCATTGGAATCTATGCTCAATGTATTGATAATAGATGAAAAAGAAGGGATAGTTGTGGATTGATTTCCAATCCGCAAGATTATCAAAAAGAGGTTTTTCCTCTGGTGTTGCTTACATATATGCGATGAGGAATCTTTCTACCGAGGTTAAAATGAATTTTACTAAACGACGTATTGAAATTTTATCACTTCTTCTGCTGATAATTGCAGTAATGCTTATTTTTCCAGTAAGTGCAGAAACTGCAGACGGTGATAACGTACCAATTTTTACCCTCCCTGGTAAAACAACGATTTATGATATGAAAATGATTACAGAAAAATCTGAATCATCAATAGATTACGATTCTTTGAAGATTCCAGAGAGTGTCATAGCCTCATCTGATGCCAAAAAAGCATCAGGCGAGATAGCAAAAGATTCAGAAATCTATGATGTGATTTGTTTCAACAACCCCATTCCCGACCGTCAGGCTGAAATCACACTTCCAATCACATTATACGGAAAAGACTATCTTCTTCTCCTTAAAAGAATGAATTTTGAAAACATTGATGATGGTATTGATTCCTATGAGGGCGTGATTTCAGGCATTGATGACTCGCATGTTGTTTTGACCGCAGATATGGATAATATTCTTTGTGGATTTATAAGCTATCCTGGTGAATACATCACCATCTCTGCAATTCAGGCAAGTGAAAACAGCCGAACAACTGGTATGCCATTGCATATCGTATATTCAGAGTATGATATGCTTCAGCCAGTTGAACCGATTGAATTCTGCGGATTCAAAGATCAGGTTCAAACGACCTCATTATCTGAAAACATCGTAAAACCAGCTGGATCAAACTCAAAGGGACCATATGACACGGTTTATGTTGATGTACTTGTTGTAACAGACGACGCTTTTTACTCTAGTAGCTGGGTAACAATCGCTGAAAGTTATATTGCAACAGCAAATTCAATCACCAGTTATGGTAGAGATGACGTAAAAGTTGTTTTAGTACCGCATTATGATGTCTCACAAAAATCTCAGTTAAGTGCTAATTCTTCAATTACTACATATCCTTTAGAGACTCTGGCATATTATTATCCGCTGTCGACTTTAGACTCTTTGAATGTTGATTTGTGTGTTTATCTTGGGGGATATGATATTGAAGGGGTGAATTATAAAGCTCAAGGGATGTCATAGGGATATGATACCAGATATGCATGGTCCCAAATGGTCTCTGATGCGAATGATTTCCTCTCTAATATTTACAATGGAAACGATTATGCAAGAACATTCTGTATCATTCATGAAATTGGACATTGTTTCGGAGCAGTACATGAACAAACATACACATGGGGATTATTACTTAATGTAAGAAATACCGTTATGCTTAGTGAGTATTATGGGAGTCCATTTAACTTATTCGAGTTTTCCTCACCATCTTATCATGGGGATTCGACACATAATAATGCACAGATAATTAGAAATAATAAAACCAATGTTAGTTTGCACACGTAAACTACATCTGTAATCATGACTGAACATACCAAAAACACAAAAGCAAGTGTCATCTGCATGGCACTCATCTATTTTTTGCCGCTATGCATTATATCGGCATATTTATCCTGGATAGTACCACTGTTAACATCCCTGTCAAATTCTCTCACAGACGGCATGTTTGCAAGTCTGATGGTTCTTTTGCCGCTCGCCGCTCTGATCGGAGTGATTACGTATAAGAAAACAGTCGGCAGGGAAACCACAAAATGGGTCACGATCCTTATACTTGCGTTAGTTCTTTTGCTCGTCATCAACATCGGCATGGGGATCACAAACATCATCGACGGAGCCTTCACCTCTTCTCAGGCAATGCTGACGAATTTCCTGCGAACACCGATTTGGGTCACACCTTTCTATTTCGTCCTGATCCTTGCACCTCTCTTCTCTCTTGTTGTCCCGAAGCTTTGCGAAGGACAAAAACCGCAGAAGATCCTGTCGGGAGTTTCGAAAGGGTTTGCCGTATTCAGCTTTTTCTATCTGATCTATGCTATCTATAGCGGCATATCAGGAGATGCATATGATGTTGTTGTCCCTGGAATGCCACCTGCGTATCCCTGGTATATATCCCCTATGTTTATGTTGAGCCTCGCCATTATCTGGGTCGTTTTCGGTCTCGCGGTTGGAGCCTGTATGATTTGGATATGTCGAAAATCTGAAAATGATGTATGTATGCGTAACGAATGTGATGAAAAATGAACACTAAAAAAAGTATACTCATTATCGTTCTGTGTATAGTAGTGCTGATATGTGCCTCTGCGATTTGGTTTTCAGTATTTGGTCTTCCGTTTACTGATACAAAACCGCAAATACAGCACCCGATAAATATCGACATAACATTTCCGACAGAAGGGGGGACAGTAAACTATGATGTTGTTCCGGCAGGCCATGGGGTTTTTGGAACAATCCTTTCGGATTATGAAATAGAATCAGCATATGTCAAGTGTTTTGGTTACGGTGAACCGGAATTAACAAAAATAACATCATATACAGGTATGCTTTGCGGAGTTCCTACAACACCTGGAAAAACAAACATCACAGTTGTTGTTACTGATGTTAAAGGAAACACAGCAGAAAAGACGATTAACTTTACTGTAATAACAGGTCCACCTGCTCCTCCAAAATAAAAATAGCAAAACTGTTTGGATATTATTTCCATTGACATCAAACTTTTTTTTTAATAAAAACCAAATTACAAAAATTCGCTGAAGAATGAGATCGAGATTAAACCGCTGAGAGTATGGGCGGAGAGTGTCAAAGTCAGGGTAGAAATTGACCTGTTTTCTATTGCCCATAATATTCACGATTCCAACAGATATACCCATCATTGGATTCTGGGCTCAATGTATTGATAAGAGATGAGGGAGATAAGATAATTTTAGTGTTGTTGAACGTAAACCACGTATAAAATCTCTCAAAGTCAGGTATACATAATGGACGAAAAATCTGCCAAATCTAAAAAAATCATCGCCGGCATTCTCATTCTGATCGTTGGCTTGAGCATCGGGTATCTCATTTTATTTTTTGGTGTGGGTCTTGGAGATACGTGGGGGATGACATTGCATTATTATCCCAGCTATGATATCAATAATAGTACCCATCGTACCTTGGAACTGGTTGTTCCAACATAGGATGATTTCAAAATATATCCTGCATTAAAAGAGGCTTTCCTTACCAGAGATACAAATATCGACACTTCGGATCCTGAAAAAGAAATATATCAGGTTAATTCTGTCGGAATACAAACTAGGCAGCAGATCAAGGAAATTAGGGAATATGTCGCAAACAAAGTTTTTTTTTATTGGGAAGGGGGATATTACGTGGTGATCATGCCTATAGAATAGAGATATACCTCCTTGTTTTTACAGAAAATCCTCTCTCTTTGAAACCTATTTTATTCCCGCATATATTCTCACGATTCCAAGGGATACTCCCGGCATTGGAATCTATGCTCAATGTATTGATAATAGATGAGGGAGAGAGTAATTCTCATGTCGTTGAAGGTACATTACACAATCTCTCAACGTCAGGTACCCAGGATAGTTATTGTAAGAATAGGTACAATTGATACTCCGATTGGGGTGTAGATCACTCCTGAGAGGCAATTCACCATGATCACCATGACCAATTACCGCATAAGAGTCATCTCGTGTTTAATACTACTCGTATTATTCTCAAGTATTCCAACGATTCTGCTCAGAACGTATGATATGCATAATGGGGTCAGTATGTCGGTGGTTCTCCCGATGTATTTTGCGGGCCTCATTATTGGAGGTATTGTTGCTGTTGTAACAGTATGGATGGATAAAAAGTATCCTCCTCCAAAACAGGCCCGCGTTGTTGTACAGCCGGTTTCGGATAAAAATGCCGAGAGAGTAAAATGGGTGTTCATCGGGATCCTTACGGGAATAGTAATTCTCTTTACATGGCTGATCGTCGTGTATGTGCCTTCTGCAAAGAGCGGATTTACGTCAGTTGCCTATATCTGCGGTCTATGTTTCGGTCTCCTGATACTGCTTGCTTTCATGAAAAGTACCGCGATCTACGGATATCTTTCAACCATACGTAAAAAATAACGGGATGAGCTGGTGCCGGCAGGAAATACATCAAGAATTGGATTCTGGGCTCAATGTATTGATAATAGATGAGGGAAAAGGTGTAATTATAGATCATAGAAACCATCTCCACAATCATAATGTCACACTCCTTGCCTGATCATGACTGAACAAACCAAAAACACCCAACGAAGTGTCATCTGCATGGCACTCATCTATCTATTACCAGTATGCATTTCTTCGGCATATATCTCATGGAATATATTTTTGCCAAACGCCGTCACTGAAGGACTGTTTGCGAGTCTGATGTTTCTTCTGCCGATCGCAGCCCTCATCGGGGCGATAATGTATAAGAAAACGCTCGGCAGAGAAAACACGACATGGTTAACGGTCCTTATAATTGCACTTGTTCTTTTGCTCGTCATCAACATCGGAATGTGCATTACAAACATCATCGGCGGAACCATCACTTCTCCGGCAATGCTGACGAATTTCCTGCGAACCTTGATTTGGATCACTTTCGTCTATTTCTCCCTGATCCTTGCTCCTCTCTTCTCCCTTGTTGTTCCGAAGCTTTGCGAAGCACGAAAACCACAGACGATCCTGTCGGGAGTCTCGAAAGGGTTTGCCGTATTCGGCATCTTCTATCTGATCTATTCTACGTTTAGCGGCATAGCAGGAGATGCATATGATGTTGTTGTCCCCGGAATGCCTCCTGCTTATCCCTGGTATATATCCCCGATTTTTCTGTTGAGCCTTAGCATAATCTGGGCCCTCTTCGATCTCGCGGTTGGAGCCTGTATGATTTGGCTGTGTCGAAAATCTGAAAATGATGTATGCATGCGTAACGAATGTGATGAAAAATGAACACAATACAGAATCCAAACAGACCTGATATTTGAATACTGCAATCTGCGGATGTGATCCCCTCCCTCTATTTTCTCACTATTTGTCTCACGATTCCGACGGATACATTCTGCATTGGAATCTAGGCTCAATGTATTGATAATAGATGAGGGAGAAAGGGTAGTTTTAGTGTTGTTGAAGTTACAACAACGGTAAAAATTTTATGAAGAGGAGAACACAGTAAAATGATAAAAATTCTATCAAAACTACTATTAGTATTCGTCTGCTTATGCATGCTGACGGTAATTGTGCCTGGGGTTTGTGCAAGTGAAGCATTTTCATACTCAGGAGAAGATGCTTTAGGAATTGCAAGTTCTGATGAACAGATTGAAGAAATATCTCAACCTGAATTATCGAACGCTATTTTTTCCATCGATGGTGCAACAACTGATGTAAAAACAGGCATCACACGAGAGAGCAAAGGCACAGATGAATTAGAAAAACAATACGGCATCTTGAACATCCCGTCAACTGTTCTTACCTATGATGCGGTATCTTTCAGTACCGTGAAGTTAAACAAAGAGGGGGAAAATTCCTTAAAAGTTTATTAATACG
The sequence above is a segment of the uncultured Methanocorpusculum sp. genome. Coding sequences within it:
- a CDS encoding peptidase domain-containing protein, encoding MKIQILLIGMLLLTACCVMPAGAADFSENAAKYTITPWYKFTDSSKAPPLYDTITQGEWKSHSYILPAGKTRIEIALSWGNTQNTLYMVITKPDGSSYEPYYDSFDGVANGVIPLTISGNIAEGQWTIYINGASVSGTQLYTLQFNAV